The following DNA comes from Vicugna pacos chromosome 13, VicPac4, whole genome shotgun sequence.
tatattcaatatcttgcagtaatctgtaatgaagaagaatatgaaagggaatatatgtatgtgtctgtttgactgaaacattatgcggtacaccagaaattgacatgacattgtaaactggctgtacttcaataacaTTTAGAAACTCAAAAAACGAAAACTATATATTTTAGTTACTTCTGCCATGATTTGTTTGGTATCTGTCTCCCCTACAGGACTGTACATCCTGACGTGTTTGTCTAGTTCACCATTTTGACTACTACTACCTGGCATATGATAGGTGTTCCCTAAATTTCTGTTCAGCTTAATaacatccaacaaatatttattgagcatctactgtgtgagTGGCACAAGCCTAGGTGCTTGGGATTATAGTGCGAATAAAAGCGATTCCTCCACTGGGGTCAGGTTTAGTGTATACaggcaataaacaaataaacacatgtCAAGTGATGATCAAttctatggaaaaaataaagcagggtgaGAGAGACAGGGAATGCTGGGTGAGATACAGGGTGACAGTGAACAGCAGTGATAATAAAGGACCACGAGTGACATATGAGAGCAGTATTTTCACTCACCTCCCAGATAGACCATTTTTTTCCAGTTCTCAGACTCCAGGATTTCGTCATGTGGGTAGTAGCTCTGATCCATCATGAACAGAATCATGAGACAGGCCATGCAAGAGAGAATGAACGTGTTGCCGTTGGTCAGAAGGGAGGTGGAGGCCAAAACACAGGAAGCATAGGGGCAGGGTAGACCCTTGTATGTGAAAGGAATGCCTGCCAGGAAAAGAAGATGGGGTGAGCTGCTTCCCACTGCTCCAAAGCCTGCACAAGAAGCAGCCTTCTCTCTTTGAGTCTTCTCTGCTCCACATTCCAAACCCCCTTAATCCCAGGGCAGTGCATATCTGTAAAGCACTTAGTTATTCAGAGACGACAGGTGGGCTTTGCACTCGATCCCCAAGGTGAAGCAGGAAGCTAGGACCAGGCCTACGTCCCGGCCCCTACAGAGCCTCTGTAGAAGGGTCCTTTGAGACCATTTAGTCTGCGCCTGCAATCCCTTGccatgtgacctcaggcaaggcaATCGCCCTCACCAGAGCTCAGTTTCTCCACCTAGTTTTAGAGCCTGTGAATCCATATGCTCCATCCAAAGGACACACACAAGCAAAAGGCACAGCTGGTCCAAGAACTGAGGGCTCCCGCCCACTAGACCAGGGCTCTGCAAGTGCAGCCTGCAGTCTCcagtgggcctggggcaggggaggaggaaggaagggggtgtccataaaaggaaggagaggagtCAATTACTGCACCCCAGGCTTCTGGCATCCAACAACTCCTCCCCTCCATGACGCCAGACCCTCAGCCATAAGGCTGGCTTCCACTCACCAGTTGAATAAAAACAGAGGCGGAAGGAAATAGCTAACACATAGATGATGGCCAGGAACCCATTCAGAGGCCCATCCACGCCTAGAAGCAGGGCTGATGCCAGGCCAAAGGTGGTGAAGACAGCAAAGTCATTCAGCTCGGCTCCTGCTCCGGAAGGCCAAGGTTAGAACTTACACTCATATGTCTTGTACATTAGTCCCCCCTGGTGGGGGTCTGGAGTGAGACAAGCAGGATCCCAGAGGGCAACAGCTGCTCTCCAGGCTGGTCTCTAAGTCAAAGACTAGAGTGTCCTTCTAAGTTCTGCCTCAAACTGACCATGTGGCCCCAGGCAAGCCTTTCCCTGTCTAGGTCTTAGTTTTCCCATCCTTAAACATGCAAATGTTGGAACTCAACTGGGAACAAATTGATAAGCTATGAAACTCTTTTTTCAAGTAAAATCTTacatggaaatatttttatcatatttcaAACCAGCTGCTCTGCTTGAGGTAACTTTTCATTTCCCCACTCCCCCATTACCACAACCACCACTCCCAGTCCCAGATCGGCcctggagaggaaggca
Coding sequences within:
- the TMEM269 gene encoding transmembrane protein 269 isoform X2, with product MNEFSWKDVTNALSLANMILGLFSIFCSFCKKSPCASWLLLVGFLLDMAIGAVTRHLNICSKSGAELNDFAVFTTFGLASALLLGVDGPLNGFLAIIYVLAISFRLCFYSTGIPFTYKGLPCPYASCVLASTSLLTNGNTFILSCMACLMILFMMDQSYYPHDEILESENWKKMVYLGGVIMLFLSPFSLTAFYCLMWSLSYIFFPDALWGKAACLRLQHRRY